One window of Plasmodium relictum strain SGS1 genome assembly, chromosome: 14 genomic DNA carries:
- the SF3B3 gene encoding splicing factor 3B subunit 3, putative produces the protein MPVLYHLTLQKPTAITKAVYGNFSGPRAHEIIVAKGQVLELLRADKQGKLNLIVSRDIFGIIRCISTFRLTGSNKDYIVIGSDSGRLVILEYSNEKSDFIRVHCETYGKSGIRRIIPGEYIAVDPKGRALMICAIERQKFVYILNRDNKENLTISSPLEAHKSHSICHDVVGLNVGFENPMFASIEQNYELLDKQSNIDDLDYPKKGLCFWEMDLGLNHVIKKYTLPIDITAHLLIPIPGGQQGPSGVIVCCENYLVYKKADHEDIYCSYPRRLEISEDKNISIVCWTMHRIKKFFFILIQSEYGDLYKIEMDHEDGIVKEIVCKYFDTVPIANSICVLKSGSLFVAAEFGNHFFYQFSGIGDDNNDLMCTSNHPLGKNAIIAFKTQKLKNLFLVDQIYSLSPILDMKILDAKNANSPQIYTLCGRGPRSSLRILQHGLSIEELADNELPGKPKYIWTVKKDNTSEYDGYIVVSFEGSTLILEIGETVEEVYDSLLLTNVTTLHINILYDNSFIQVYDTGIRHINGKIVQEWVAPKNKQIKAACSNSAQIVISLSGGELIYFEIDESHTLVEIFRKNLNVEILCLSMQQISENRLRANFLAVGCLDNVVRLLSIEKDKYFKQLSTYLLPNNSSPQDICISEMKELGNDKERNALFLNIGLNTGVLLRSIIDPVAGTLSNHYSKYLGAKSVKICHVNVNKNPALLVLCEKTYLCYVYQGKYVYSPLNYDMLEYASSFYSEQCSDGYVAISGNSLRIFRFYRLGEVFSQNILHLTFTPRKIVSLPFPSLFYDHDSSIEVERKKKIRMLAIIEADHNSYDENTQKEIQKALKDIKLDIGDKENKENMNNENNEIDTNKQNESTSNNNSSQNNIQGLSNDANKNDVDNNNNTINETNEEENEEELLYDRIGTLKAGAGKWGSCIKIINPINLQIVDKISLEMEEAALSVCACELEALHCLIVGTTSNMSLKSRNVPAAALRVYTYDIKYKLNLLHITPIEDQPFCFCPFNGRLIASIGNKLRIYALGKKKLLKKCEYKDIPEAIVSIKVSGDRIFASDIRESVLIFFYDSSQNIIKLISDDIIPRWITCSEILDHHTIIAADKFDSVFILRVPEEAKQEEYGITNKCWYGGEIMNSTNKNRKLEHIMSFHIGEIVTSLQKVKLSPTSSECIIYSTIMGTIGAFIPYDNKEELELTQHLEIILRTEKPPLCGREHIFFRSYYHPVQHVVDGDLCEQFSSLSYETQRKIAADLERTPDDILRKLEDIRNKIL, from the exons ATGCCtgttttatatcatttaacTTTGCAAAAACCGACAGCCATTACTAAAGCTGTCTACGGTAATTTTTCTGGGCCTAGAGCACATGAAATAATAGTAGCAAAAGGACAGGTATTGGAGTTATTAAGAGCAGATAAACAAGGAAAATTGAATCTGATAGTTTCTAGAGATATATTTGGTATCATAAGATGTATATCTACTTTTAGGTTAACGGGTAGCAATAAAGATTATATAGTAATTGGAAGTGATTCAGGAAGATTAGTGATATTAGAATATAGCAATGAAAAAAGTGATTTTATAAGGGTCCACTGTGAAACATATGGAAAGAGCGGTATACGACGAATAATACCTGGGGAATACATAGCAGTAGATCCTAAAGGAAGAGCTTTAATGATATGTGCAATAGAAAGACAAAAATTCGTATACATATTAAATAgagataataaagaaaatttaactATTAGTAGTCCATTAGAAGCACACAAATCACATTCTATTTGTCATGATGTAGTAGGATTAAATGTAGGTTTTGAAAATCCTATGTTTGCATCTATTGAGCAAAATTATGAACTGCTAGATAAGCAATCTAATATAGATGATTTAGATTATCCTAAAAAGGGGTTATGTTTTTGGGAAATGGATTTAGGGTTAAAtcatgtaataaaaaaatatacactTCCAATTGACATTACTGCACATTTACTCATTCCAATACCAGGTGGACAACAAGGACCTAGTGGAGTTATTGTTTGCTGTGAAAACTATTTGGTTTATAAAAAGGCCGATCATGAAGATATATATTGTTCTTATCCTAGAAGATTAGAAATAAGTGaggataaaaatatttctattgTTTGTTGGACTATGcatagaattaaaaaattctttttcattCTTATTCAATCGGAATATGgagatttatataaaattgaaaTGGATCATGAAGATGGTATTGTAAAAGAAATTGTTTGTAAATATTTTGATACAGTTCCTATTGCTAATTCTATATGTGTATTAAAGTCTGGTTCTTTATTTGTCGCTGCTGAGTTTggaaatcattttttttatcagtTTTCTGGAATAGGAGATGATAATAATGATCTTATGTGTACTTCTAATCATCCCTTAGGAAAAAATGCTATTATAGCTTTTAAAactcaaaaattaaaaaacttATTCTTAGTGGAtcaaatatattctttatctCCAATTTTAGATATGAAAATACTTGACGCTAAAAATGCTAACTCTCCACAAATTTATACTTTATGTGGAAGAGGTCCTAGATCCTCTCTTCGAATTTTACAACATGGGCTAAGTATTGAAGAGTTAGCTGATAATGAACTTCCTGGAAAACCTAAATATATATGGACCGTTAAAAAAGACAATACAAGTGAATATGATGGTTATATTGTAGTAAGTTTTGAGGGAAGCACTTTAATACTAGAAATTGGAGAAACAGTAGAAGAAGTATATGATAGTTTACTTTTAACAAATGTTACAACTTtgcatataaatattttatatgacAATTCATTTATTCAAGTATATGATACAGGAATTAGGCATATCAACGGAAAAATCGTTCAAGAGTGGGTTGCACCAAAAAATAAGCAAATTAAAGCGGCTTGCTCTAATAGTGCTCAAATTGTTATATCCCTAAGTGGTGGTGAGTTAATATACTTTGAAATAGATGAATCTCACACATTAGTAGAAATATTTCGAAAGAATTTAAATGTAGAAATTTTATGTTTATCTATGCAACAAATATCAGAAAATAGATTAAGAGCTAATTTTTTGGCTGTTGGATGTTTAGATAACGTTGTAAGGCTATTATCTATTGAAAAAGATAAGTATTTTAAACAACTTTCAACATATTTATTACCAAATAATTCTTCACCGCAAGACATATGCATATCTGAAATGAAAGAATTAGGAAATGATAAAGAACGCAATGCTTTATTTCTGAATATTGGTTTAAATACTGGTGTTTTACTAAGAAGTATTATTGATCCAGTAGCTGGTACTTTAAGTAATCACTATTCTAAATATTTAGGAGCTAAAAGTGTAAAAATATGTCATgtaaatgtaaataaaaacccAGCCCTATTAGTTCTATGcgaaaaaacatatttatgttatgtttATCAAGGAAAATATGTTTATTCTCCTTTAAATTATGATATGCTAGAGTATGCATCTTCTTTTTATTCAGAACAATGTTCTGATGGCTATGTAGCAATATCTGGAAATAGTTTAAGAATATTTCGATTTTATCGATTAGGAGAAGTATTTAGTCAAAATATATTACATTTGACTTTTACTCCTCGAAAAATTGTCTCTTTACCATTTCCTTCATTGTTTTATGACCATGACTCTTCAATAGAAGTAGaaagaaagaagaaaatacgTATGCTTGCAATAATTGAAGCAGATCATAATTCATATGATGAAAATACTCAAAAAGAAATACAAAAAGcattaaaagatattaaatTAGATATTGgtgataaagaaaataaagaaaatatgaataatgaGAACAATGAAATTGATACAAACAAGCAGAATGAATCAACatcaaataataattcttcCCAAAATAATATACAGGGTCTGTCAAATGATGCTAATAAAAACGAtgtagataataataataatactataAATGAGacaaatgaagaagaaaatgaagaagagtTATTATATGATAGAATAGGAACTTTGAAAGCAGGTGCTGGAAAATGGGGTTCATGTATAAAAATCATTAACCCTATTAATTTACAAATAGTCGATAAAATTTCTTTGGAAATGGAAGAAGCAGCGTTAAGTGTTTGCGCATGCGAATTAGAAGCTTTACATTGTTTGATTGTAGGAACTACTTCAAATATGTCTTTGAAGTCTAGAAATGTTCCTGCTGCAGCTTTACGAGTTTATACTtatgatataaaatataaactaAATTTATTACATATAACCCCTATAGAAGATCAACCTTTTTGTTTCTGCCCTTTTAATGGAAGACTTATTGCATCTATTGGTAATAAATTAAGAATATATGCTttggggaaaaaaaaattactaaaaaAGTGTGAATATAAGGATATACCAGAAGCAATTGTTTCAATCAAAGTCTCTGGGGATCGTATATTTGCTTCTGATATAAGAGAATctgttttaatatttttttatgattcgagtcaaaatataataaaattaatatctgATGACATTATACCAAGATGGATTACATGCTCAGAGATTCTTGATCATCACACTATTATTGCTGCTGATAAATTTGATTCTGTATTTATATTACGG gtACCTGAAGAAGCTAAACAAGAAGAGTATGGTATAACAAATAAATGTTGGTACGGTGGAGAAATTATGAATAgcacaaataaaaatagaaaa tTGGAACATATCATGAGCTTTCATATTGGAGAAATAGTTACTTCTTTACAAAAAGTGAAATTATCTCCTACTAGTAGTGAATGTATAATATATTCTACTATTATGGGTACGATTGGAGCTTTTATTCCCTATGATAATAAAGAAGAG ttggAATTGACACAACatttagaaataattttaagaaCCGAAAAACCTCCTCTATGTGGTAGagaacatatattttttcgtTCATATTACCATCCTGTtcaa cATGTTGTTGATGGAGATTTATGCGAACAATTTTCAAGTTTATCCTATGAAACTCAAAGAAAAATTGCTGCAGATTTAGAAAGAACACCTGATgatattttaagaaaattagaagatattagaaataaaattttgtaa
- a CDS encoding CPW-WPC family protein, putative yields the protein MCSSKYISFFLIFLIITINCFNKFFLLTYTINDNKNKLENLLNITNNNNEFNDLSSFSEELIKSFSFTLKNVPLVLLKEKVKNQVIKASNNLNLPNPDEELCEINYSELCPENWINFGDGMNCLSPINYKGPCEKKVSFKNATAISKYKFSIECHVSWPCTGTCIEDFSKECPYEWILNKDICEAPKSYKGKCVKKKKFSNFSEAEKKIWSDECNINWPCYDKNYDFNILCPINWKMNPDHKSCLAPVSYIGPCVNILYLFDLNEKEKLSLGRKCNIEWPTHVKKELDLNSLCPIGWKISDLENIVCNAPLSYNGPCGKKISFENFSKEEKLEFSQKCDVQWALLDEKLQNFDLPCPYNWVLVEKEENICISPVEYQGPCENIFSFKNYTKEMKSAWSSSCNTVFINGNVNNIEEINKHRENKILNKKKIFGISKKNTFNLNPSINNGPIGYKGSLYEGEVLNADDETEYLPNKSNLNYSNKIIEIEDIGDRNDKNFILTDEKVKDLILLKESSDDEGLRASIDETIKNLKGKYSKEAYFSFIEIGMLNNLYNNNKLENEYNLKEDIYSYKKNEKEYKDNNENDDEYEHKNKYDYEDEHEDDDEYEHKNKYDYEDEHEDDDEYEHKNKYNYEDEHEDENESDINKNYLNENSTYKTNMGEILYEDNITETKNLYENYKIENENFSYNDICLEKDYTKCPIGWTQINNKECLAPKSYIKNLRKCSSILNIGDIVKNVYDVAHNMSFVTVDIEERKKLEKKCNIKFPCKECERDYVRVNCPLGWTDIGDGNCKAPNDYSLYLKELCNTVVNFKYTTPVFKRNWSYLCKSDWPCFSVCEKNYGNICPLGYKLINERIEKNNENIYVCANEYWKEYNYSDFGNEAETNICHVIEIYNSTILKKEIERKCKVTWPCLNKCEENFYQTCPYNWLLKDNKCIAPYYYNPPKGCENSFDILSFNIFDKYLFSNRCFAPWPCRNSCQQDWSNSCPDEWILTKRKINNNKNIRYFCKSSDKYKGICDEEYDLTDFTFLQKQDFSFRCSVKWPCGNSLHHSRNWQKENIYNDTNFKKLNTLKFYSPYYSSLYKKYKTSFF from the exons atgtgttCTTCTAAATACATAagtttctttttaatttttttaataattacaataaattgttttaataaattttttttacttactTATACTATAAAtgacaataaaaataaattagaaaatcTTCTAAATATAaccaataataataatgaatttaatGATTTGTCATCATTTAGTgaagaattaataaaatctttttcttttacattaaaaaatgttCCTTTAGTAC tacTTAaggaaaaagtaaaaaatcaAGTTATAAAAGCATCTAATAATTTGAATTTACCAAACCCAGATGAAGAACTTTGTGAAATTAATTATTCTGAACTATGTCCAGAAAATTGGATAAACTTTGGGGATGGTATGAATTGTCTAAGTCCAATTAACTATAAAGGTCCTTGCGAAAAAAAagtatcttttaaaaatgcaACTGCAAtaagtaaatataaattttctataGAATGTCATGTATCATGGCCTTGTACTGGTACTTGTATAGAAGATTTTTCAAAAGAATGCCCATATGAATGGATATTAAACAAAGATATTTGTGAAGCACCCAAAAGTTACAAGGGAAAatgtgtaaaaaaaaaaaaattttcaaactTTTCTGAAGcagagaaaaaaatatggaGTGATGAATGCAATATAAATTGGCCATGctatgataaaaattatgatttcAACATTTTATGTCCAATTAATTGGAAAATGAACCCTGATCATAAGAGTTGTTTAGCTCCTGTTTCTTATATTGGACCATGTGTAAACattctatatttatttgatttaaatgaaaaagaaaaattatctttAGGAAGAAAGTGTAATATTGAATGGCCTACTCatgtaaaaaaagaattagatTTAAATTCACTATGTCCTATAGGTTGGAAAATATCTGACTTAGAGAATATAGTTTGTAATGCACCTTTATCATATAATGGACCATgtggaaaaaaaatatcttttgaaaatttcagtaaagaagaaaaattggAATTTTCACAAAAATGTGATGTGCAATGGGCATTATTAGATGAAAAACTACAAAATTTTGATTTACCTTGTCCATATAATTGGGTTTTGgttgaaaaagaagaaaatatatgtatatcaCCTGTAGAATATCAAGGACCAtgtgaaaatattttttcttttaaaaattacaCAAAAGAAATGAAATCTGCGTGGTCATCTTCATGTAATACTGTTTTTATAAATGgaaatgtaaataatattgaagaaataaataaacatagagaaaataaaattctaaataaaaaaaaaatatttggaataagtaaaaaaaatactttcaATTTAAATCCTTCTATTAATAACGGTCCAATAGGTTATAAAGGATCTCTCTATGAAGGAGAAGTATTAAATGCTGATGATGAAACGGAATACTTGCCTAACAaaagtaatttaaattatagtaACAAAATAATTGAAATAGAAGATATTGGTGAtagaaatgataaaaattttattttaactgACGAAAAAGTTAAAGATctgattttattaaaagaatctTCTGATGACGAAGGACTTCGTGCAAGTATAGACGAAACTATAAAGAATCTAAAAGGTAAATATTCCAAAGAAGCTTATTTTTCGTTTATTGAAATAGGTATGTTGAATAACTtatataacaataataaattagaaaacgaatataatttaaaagaagatatttactcatataaaaaaaatgaaaaagaatataaagataacaatgaaaatgatgatgaatatgaacataaaaataaatatgactATGAGGATGAACATGAAGATGATGATGAATatgaacataaaaataaatatgactATGAGGATGAACATGAAGATGATGATGAATATGAacataaaaacaaatataattatGAAGATGAGCatgaagatgaaaatgaaagtgatattaataaaaattacctCAATGAAAATAGTACGTATAAAACTAATATGGGAGAAATTTTATATGAAGATAACATTActgaaacaaaaaatttatatgaaaattataaaattgagaatgaaaatttttcttataatgaTATTTGTCTTGAAAAGGACTATACTAAATGTCCAATAGGGTGGACTcagataaataataaagagtGCTTAGCACCCAAATCttatataaagaatttaagaaaatgtagttctatattaaatataggagatatagtaaaaaatgtatatgaCGTTGCACACAATATGTCTTTTGTTACAGTTGACAttgaagaaagaaaaaaattagagaAGAAATGTAACATCAAATTTCCTTGTAAAGAATGTGAAAGAGATTATGTTAGAGTTAATTGTCCTTTAGGATGGACAGATATTGGTGATGGAAACTGTAAAGCACCCAATGATTATTCATTATActtaaaagaattatgtaACACTGtagttaattttaaatatacaaCTCCagtatttaaaagaaattggAGTTATTTATGTAAGTCCGATTGGCCCTGTTTTTCTGTatgtgaaaaaaattatggaaATATTTGTCCATTAGGCTATAAACTTATTAACGAAcgaatagaaaaaaataatgaaaacatTTATGTATGTGCTAATGAATATTGGaaagaatataattataGTGATTTCGGAAATGAAGCAGAAACAAATATATGTCATGTTATTGAAATATACAATAGTACTATTCTAAAAAAAGAGATTGAAAGAAAATGTAAAGTTACATGGCCATGTTTAAATAAGTgtgaagaaaatttttatcaaacATGCCCTTATAATTGGcttttaaaagataataaatgCATTGCACCATATTACTATAATCCACCAAAAGGGTGTGAAAATTCATTTGATatattaagttttaatatttttgataaatatcttttttctaATAGATGTTTTGCTCCTTGGCCATGCAGAAATTCTTGTCAGCAAGATTGGTCTAACTCTTGCCCAGACGAATGGATActaacaaaaagaaaaattaataataataaaaatattagataCTTTTGCAAATCTTCTGATAAGTATAAAGGAATATGTGATGAAGAATATGATTTAACCGATTTCACTTTTTTGCAGAAACAAGATTTTTCTTTTCGATGTAGTGTTAAATGGCCTTGTGGAAACTCACTACATCATTCACGAAATTggcaaaaagaaaatatttataatgataCAAACTTTAAGAAACTAAATACTCTTAAATTTTATAGTCCCTATTATTCATCCCtttataagaaatataaaacttcttttttttaa
- the PIH1 gene encoding PIH1 domain-containing protein, putative, protein MNNVYEYFLQEKNKNIQFSTDKLNDLLQNKKTIKISPQKGFVIKAYEKNGGKVYFNICSSNLIAEFHLKRIPDLNNEEGLRIPLSIGEEKNKEDKKGNKYKTYDIVLNTKVVIESKKNLELKKIIAELVQVAVKNKYKTETCANLFFFPDHKYKGSSPDDQYIKDDQQHKFNIIEDENEEEKKNNDMHNFKESIDIENYFTIKKPEWDMWFIHKNIIEEKYKTMKEFYIPYIRKSPLNGAIDCFDFKPPFLKCKKKKERKKSEIFKSFLNEYNIELDDEFLSYEKIINTICVIQIQLPFFILADRNKKNNDDPFVISHFVNLYICDEFLSVFFKKSPLFPLEYNPPYKNFNIRFPFYFETSKAKSQYLEKYHLLNIIIPVSKSSSSSVIFKDLTENSKDSLSNYNEEATSDSSMF, encoded by the exons atgaataatgtatatgaatattttttgcaagaaaaaaataagaatatacAATTCTCAActgataaattaaatgatttattacaaaacaaaaaaacaataaaaatttctcCTCAAAAAGGTTTTGTCATAAAAgcatatgaaaaaaatggagGAAAGGTGTACTTCAACATATGTTCATCTAATTTAATTGCTGAATTTCATTTAAAGAGAATTCctgatttaaataatgaagaggGATTGAGAATACCTTTAAGTATAGGcgaagaaaaaaacaaagaaGATAAAAAGGGGAATAAATACAAAACATATGATATTGTTCTTAATACAAAAGTTGTTAtagaaagtaaaaaaaatttagaattaaaaaaaattattgctGAATTAGTTCAGGTAgctgtaaaaaataaatataagacAGAAACTTGTGcaaatttattcttttttccCGATCATAAATACAAAG gaAGCAGTCCAGATGATCAATACATAAAAGATGATCAACAgcataaatttaatataatagaagacgaaaatgaagaagaaaaaaaaaataatgatatgcATAATTTTAAAGAGAGTATAGACATTGAAAATTACTTCACAATTAAAAAACCTGAATGGGATATGTGGTTTAtccataaaaatataatagaagAAAAGTATAAAACAATGAAGGAATTTTATATACCTTATATACGTAAGTCCCCATTAAATGGTGCAATTGACTGTTTTGATTTTAAACCTCCCTTTTtaaaatgcaaaaaaaaaaaagaaaggaaaaaaagtgaaatatTCAAATCTTTTTTGAATGAATATAATATTGAATTAGATGatgaatttttatcatatgaaaaaataataaatacgATATGTGTTATTCAAATCCAacttcctttttttattcttgCTGAtcgtaataaaaaaaataatgatgacCCATTTGTTATCTCTCATTTTGTCaatctatatatatgtgaTGAATTTTTAagtgtattttttaaaaa gTCTCCCTTGTTTCCATTAGAATATAATCCtccttataaaaattttaatattcgttttcctttttattttgaaacaTCAAAAGCGAAATCACAATATCTAGAAAAGTAtcatcttttaaatattataataccAGTTAGTAAAAGTTCTTCTAGTTCTGTTATATTTAAAGACTTAACTGAGAATTCTAAAGACAGTTTATCTAATTACAATGAAGAAGCAACCAGTGATAGTtctatgttttaa